Proteins encoded by one window of Chondromyces crocatus:
- a CDS encoding PQQ-dependent sugar dehydrogenase produces the protein MRPRKDDGRAVPGLILGALLLAGGVSACSPKRSEQPAETKPQQPTEAKPRQTARTDIVLTGAEAMGDWTSDAPGVKRKITVADLPPPNEKESVSNRPRKADRPAGALPKVPAGFTANEFASGLENPRVVKVAPNGDVFVVESREGRVQVLRDTDKDGKAESRSVYVEGLKKPFGLAFYPADAETPTHVYIANTDSVVRYPYRPGDSAASGPAEKIVDNIPSGGEALGGGGHWTRDIAFSKDNQRMFVSVGSRSNVSDDDSEKRRASILAFTPDGKNEVLYASGIRNPVGIAIEPATGALWTSVNERDELGDNLVPDYVTRVQEGGFYGWPWFYLGKNQDPRHEGKHPALRDKVIVPDVLIQSHSASLAMCFYTGQQFPPEFRGHIFAAEHGSWNRSRRTGYKVIRVPVTNGKAEGYYEDFLTGFVNDDGDVWGRPVGVAVARDGALLVTDDQSNTVWRVAFGR, from the coding sequence ATGAGACCGCGCAAAGATGACGGACGTGCCGTTCCAGGTCTGATCCTGGGCGCCCTCCTGCTCGCGGGAGGGGTCTCCGCTTGCTCTCCGAAGCGCAGCGAGCAGCCCGCGGAGACGAAGCCCCAGCAGCCCACGGAGGCGAAGCCTCGGCAGACGGCGCGCACCGACATCGTGCTCACGGGCGCCGAGGCGATGGGGGACTGGACGTCGGACGCGCCTGGCGTGAAGCGCAAGATCACCGTGGCCGATCTGCCACCGCCGAACGAGAAGGAGTCGGTGTCGAACCGCCCCAGGAAGGCGGATCGACCTGCAGGGGCGCTCCCGAAGGTGCCCGCCGGGTTCACCGCGAACGAGTTTGCGAGCGGCCTCGAGAACCCTCGGGTGGTGAAGGTGGCGCCGAACGGGGACGTGTTCGTGGTGGAAAGCCGCGAAGGGCGCGTGCAGGTCCTTCGAGACACCGACAAGGATGGGAAGGCCGAGAGCCGCAGCGTGTACGTCGAGGGGCTGAAGAAGCCCTTCGGGCTCGCGTTCTACCCGGCCGACGCCGAGACGCCGACGCACGTGTACATCGCCAACACGGACAGCGTGGTGCGCTATCCCTACAGGCCGGGCGACAGCGCGGCGAGCGGACCTGCGGAGAAGATCGTCGACAACATCCCGTCGGGGGGCGAGGCGCTGGGCGGAGGGGGGCACTGGACGCGCGACATCGCCTTCAGCAAGGACAACCAGCGGATGTTCGTGTCGGTGGGGTCGCGCTCGAACGTCTCCGACGACGACTCGGAGAAGCGCCGCGCGAGCATCCTGGCCTTCACGCCGGACGGGAAGAACGAGGTGCTGTACGCCTCGGGAATCCGCAACCCGGTGGGGATCGCGATCGAGCCGGCCACGGGGGCGCTGTGGACCAGCGTGAACGAGCGGGACGAGCTGGGGGACAACCTCGTGCCCGACTACGTGACCCGGGTGCAGGAGGGAGGCTTCTACGGCTGGCCATGGTTCTACCTCGGCAAGAACCAGGACCCGCGCCACGAGGGCAAGCACCCGGCGCTGAGGGACAAGGTCATCGTGCCCGACGTGCTGATCCAGTCGCACTCGGCGTCCCTGGCGATGTGCTTCTACACGGGGCAGCAGTTCCCGCCGGAGTTCCGAGGGCACATCTTCGCGGCGGAGCACGGCTCGTGGAACCGCTCGCGGCGCACGGGGTACAAGGTGATCCGCGTGCCGGTGACGAACGGGAAGGCCGAGGGGTACTACGAGGATTTCCTCACCGGCTTCGTGAACGACGATGGTGACGTGTGGGGTCGCCCGGTGGGGGTGGCCGTCGCCCGGGACGGGGCCCTGCTGGTGACGGACGATCAAAGCAACACGGTCTGGCGTGTGGCTTTCGGTCGGTAG
- a CDS encoding ABC transporter substrate-binding protein yields MPPRRIVSLLPSATEIVCLLGATDALVGISHECDFPEAIRDRPVLTSARVLSTGSSRAIDAAVRDVVRDALSLYTVDQARLAALSPDVIVTQDLCEVCAVSLDDVRSAVARLAHREEVCIVSLTPTRLDDILDDIETVAAALDRSEHGRAARTALKTRIEHITHRASQAPLRPRVVSVEWLEPIMLGGLWMPELIERAGGLPVGVRTGEPAPTLTPEALKQLAPDVMLVKPCGFSLDRALAERDLITRTLQPALSPGGRLVVTDGNAFFNRPGPRIVESLEILAACVHPELFPDFAQKHAAALHPLDGSE; encoded by the coding sequence GTGCCACCTCGTCGCATCGTCTCCTTGCTCCCCTCCGCCACGGAAATCGTGTGCCTCCTCGGCGCCACGGACGCGCTCGTCGGCATCTCCCACGAGTGCGACTTCCCCGAAGCGATCCGCGATCGCCCCGTGCTCACCAGCGCTCGCGTGCTCTCCACCGGATCGAGCCGCGCCATCGATGCCGCAGTGCGTGACGTCGTCCGCGATGCGCTGAGCCTCTATACCGTCGACCAGGCGCGCCTCGCCGCCCTCTCCCCCGATGTGATCGTCACCCAGGATCTGTGCGAGGTCTGCGCGGTCTCCCTCGACGACGTCCGCAGCGCCGTCGCTCGCCTCGCGCACCGCGAGGAGGTGTGCATCGTGAGCCTCACGCCGACCCGCCTCGACGACATCCTCGACGACATCGAGACCGTCGCCGCCGCCCTGGATCGAAGCGAGCACGGCCGCGCTGCCCGTACCGCGCTGAAAACGCGCATCGAGCACATCACCCACCGCGCGTCGCAAGCCCCCTTGCGCCCGCGCGTGGTCTCCGTGGAATGGCTGGAGCCCATCATGCTCGGCGGCCTCTGGATGCCCGAGCTCATCGAGCGCGCTGGAGGCCTCCCCGTCGGCGTGAGAACGGGCGAACCGGCCCCGACCCTCACCCCGGAGGCGCTAAAGCAGCTCGCCCCCGACGTGATGCTCGTGAAGCCCTGCGGCTTCTCCCTCGACCGCGCCCTGGCGGAGCGGGACCTCATCACCCGCACCCTCCAGCCAGCGCTCTCCCCGGGCGGGCGCCTCGTCGTCACCGACGGCAACGCCTTCTTCAACCGCCCTGGCCCCCGCATCGTCGAGTCGCTGGAGATCCTGGCCGCTTGCGTGCATCCCGAGCTCTTCCCGGACTTCGCGCAGAAGCACGCCGCGGCGCTTCACCCGCTCGACGGCAGCGAGTGA
- a CDS encoding Vps62-related protein has protein sequence MITVVNAEHRTSLGARSDGGVQARAESYGAQFSWTVDDAGNGLVYLVSEHGLQLGARPDGSVYLSSNRLEWERWRITGVDQGAVAITSAEHKTNLSARPDGSLFMAGHVQAWEKWSVATATLLGKSVVFANAEHRTRLVAAPDGGLSASKIRPFWETWTLESAGDGQYYLVNPHGRLLGSKADGAVYTTENRAEWERWRIKAAGQGAFAIVSAQHGLNLGARPDGSVYTVGHVQEWERWRVIEALGARQIRELVQRYAPTLFFHPEEPYVVGSPQRFLDEATMFQVDTGTSSALRGQAANLPTHPDAKDKVYLTVPQDKRAGNLDEAEALVRVKLNGEGQYLDLQYWFFYPYNGHATAKAFPFKDHLSLAPFGRHEGDWEHVTFRFVRDTMALESVYMSQHAGGTWFGQPAQDLEWERGRPVVYSSLNGHACYPRADSNIHPRSHVSKLYDVGLRNDTSRGRSKDFIGKCQILCANYLSPTVFPPPKWLDFTGRWGKIGQLLRPSFGGVPEPIKGALEKIVNSLPKDIFSESGPEGPARKGSWNATWSGDDESVSPPWLPGRGLITFYQGQKDGGELWRTFSDGTQWSRDAQIPHVGMSDSPSAVRFNGQIYCFHQGYGDCGELWYNVFDGNRWLGDTKVQHVGMSSSPSAVVFNGKLYCFHQGGGNCGELWYSVFDGNRWLGATKVQHVGMSSSPSAVVFNGKLYCFHQGHGDNGELWYSVFDGNRWLGDTKVQHVGMSSSPSAAVYNGKLYCFHEGYGNCGELWYSVFDGNRWLGDTKVERVGMSDSPSAVVFDGKLYCFHQGHGDNGELWYSVFDGSTWHADTRLQGVGLSAGPSVIAIE, from the coding sequence ATGATCACGGTCGTCAACGCGGAGCACCGCACCTCCCTCGGGGCTCGAAGCGACGGCGGCGTCCAAGCGCGCGCCGAGTCGTACGGCGCGCAGTTCTCCTGGACGGTGGACGATGCCGGAAATGGGCTCGTCTATCTGGTGAGCGAGCACGGGTTGCAGCTCGGCGCTCGGCCGGATGGCTCGGTCTACCTGTCGTCGAACCGGCTCGAGTGGGAGCGGTGGCGGATCACCGGGGTGGATCAGGGCGCGGTGGCGATCACCTCGGCGGAGCACAAGACGAACCTGAGCGCGAGGCCCGACGGGAGCCTGTTCATGGCCGGTCACGTGCAAGCCTGGGAGAAGTGGTCGGTGGCGACGGCGACGCTCCTCGGCAAGAGCGTCGTTTTCGCCAATGCGGAGCATCGAACCAGGCTGGTCGCCGCACCCGACGGTGGCCTCTCCGCCTCCAAGATCAGGCCATTCTGGGAGACGTGGACCCTCGAAAGTGCGGGTGATGGGCAGTACTACCTCGTGAATCCTCACGGGCGGCTGCTCGGCTCGAAGGCGGATGGCGCCGTTTACACGACGGAGAACCGAGCCGAGTGGGAGCGCTGGAGGATCAAGGCCGCCGGCCAAGGTGCGTTCGCCATCGTCTCGGCACAGCACGGGCTGAACCTGGGCGCACGGCCCGATGGGAGCGTGTACACGGTCGGCCACGTGCAAGAGTGGGAGCGGTGGCGGGTGATCGAGGCGCTGGGGGCGCGACAGATCCGGGAGCTGGTCCAGCGCTATGCGCCGACGCTCTTCTTCCATCCCGAAGAGCCGTACGTGGTCGGCTCCCCCCAGCGATTTCTCGACGAGGCGACGATGTTCCAGGTCGACACCGGGACGTCGAGCGCGCTCCGGGGTCAGGCGGCCAACCTGCCCACCCACCCCGATGCCAAGGACAAGGTCTATCTCACGGTGCCCCAGGACAAGCGCGCCGGGAACCTCGACGAAGCCGAGGCGCTGGTGCGGGTGAAGCTCAACGGAGAAGGTCAGTACCTCGATCTTCAGTACTGGTTCTTCTACCCGTACAACGGGCACGCCACGGCCAAGGCATTCCCCTTCAAGGACCACCTGTCCCTGGCCCCTTTCGGGCGCCACGAGGGGGACTGGGAGCACGTGACGTTCCGCTTCGTCCGCGACACGATGGCGCTGGAGAGCGTCTACATGTCACAGCACGCCGGGGGGACGTGGTTCGGGCAGCCTGCGCAGGACCTCGAGTGGGAGCGGGGGAGGCCGGTGGTCTATTCGTCTCTCAATGGCCACGCCTGCTATCCGCGCGCAGATTCGAACATCCACCCTCGCTCCCATGTCTCCAAGCTGTATGACGTGGGGCTCCGGAACGACACGAGCCGAGGGAGGTCGAAAGACTTCATCGGGAAATGCCAGATCCTCTGCGCCAACTACCTGTCACCCACCGTGTTTCCTCCGCCGAAGTGGCTCGATTTCACCGGGCGCTGGGGCAAGATCGGGCAGCTCCTTCGACCTTCGTTCGGTGGGGTTCCCGAGCCGATCAAGGGGGCGCTCGAGAAGATCGTCAACAGCCTCCCCAAGGACATCTTCAGTGAGAGCGGGCCCGAGGGACCAGCGAGGAAAGGGAGCTGGAATGCGACCTGGTCGGGGGACGACGAGTCGGTCTCGCCGCCGTGGCTACCCGGTCGAGGGCTGATCACGTTCTATCAGGGTCAGAAGGATGGCGGGGAGCTCTGGCGGACTTTCTCTGACGGCACTCAGTGGTCGAGGGACGCACAGATCCCGCACGTGGGGATGTCGGACAGCCCGTCGGCGGTGCGGTTCAATGGTCAGATCTACTGCTTTCACCAGGGGTACGGTGACTGTGGCGAGCTCTGGTACAACGTGTTCGACGGCAATCGCTGGCTGGGCGACACGAAGGTCCAGCACGTGGGGATGTCGTCGAGCCCGTCGGCGGTGGTGTTCAACGGCAAGCTGTACTGCTTCCACCAGGGGGGCGGTAATTGCGGAGAGCTCTGGTACTCGGTGTTCGACGGCAATCGCTGGCTGGGTGCCACGAAGGTCCAGCACGTGGGGATGTCGTCGAGCCCGTCGGCGGTGGTGTTCAACGGCAAGCTGTACTGCTTCCACCAGGGGCACGGCGACAACGGGGAGCTGTGGTACTCGGTGTTCGACGGCAATCGCTGGCTGGGCGACACGAAGGTCCAGCACGTGGGGATGTCGTCGAGCCCGTCGGCGGCGGTGTACAACGGCAAGCTGTACTGCTTCCACGAGGGGTACGGCAATTGCGGCGAGCTGTGGTACTCGGTGTTCGACGGCAATCGCTGGCTGGGCGACACGAAGGTGGAGCGGGTAGGGATGTCGGACAGCCCGTCGGCGGTGGTGTTCGACGGCAAGCTGTACTGCTTCCACCAGGGGCACGGCGACAATGGCGAGCTGTGGTACTCGGTGTTCGACGGGAGCACCTGGCATGCGGACACGCGGCTCCAGGGCGTGGGGCTCTCGGCGGGGCCCAGCGTCATCGCCATCGAGTGA